In Alkalihalobacillus sp. FSL W8-0930, a single window of DNA contains:
- a CDS encoding NCS2 family permease, which produces MDRFFGLTEKGTTIKREAIAGLTTFLAMAYILGVNPMILGDAGMDVNAVFVATALSAMIGSLIMGLVANYPIAVAPGMGLNAFFAYTVVLGMGLSWQAALFAVFVSSIIFLLITAFKIREIIINAIPAELKHAAGAGIGLFIAFIGLKNAEIIVADPATFVALGDLTSGPVLLAVFGVVLTAIFVVMGLKAGVFYGLAITAVVGIIFGLVGRPEGIVASVPSLSPTLFAAFDISSSEIFSAQMGIAILTFLFVTFFDTAGTLFAVANQAGFVKDNKLPRAGKALFSDASGGTIGALLGTSTTTAYVESTSGVAVGGRTGLTAVVTGILFLIALFFSPLLAVVTGHVTAAALIIVGVMMASSLRFIDWTRMEVAIPAFVTFVAMPLTYSIANGIALGFILYPITMVVSGNAKKMHPIMYFLFVVFVLYFAFLSH; this is translated from the coding sequence ATGGATCGATTTTTTGGATTAACAGAAAAAGGTACGACTATTAAAAGAGAGGCAATTGCTGGACTTACTACATTCCTAGCCATGGCATACATTTTGGGCGTAAACCCAATGATTCTTGGTGATGCTGGTATGGATGTGAATGCAGTCTTTGTAGCAACAGCTCTTTCTGCTATGATTGGATCACTGATCATGGGACTTGTTGCGAATTATCCAATCGCTGTCGCTCCTGGAATGGGATTGAATGCGTTTTTTGCTTATACAGTTGTTCTTGGAATGGGATTAAGCTGGCAAGCAGCATTGTTTGCTGTATTTGTTTCAAGTATTATTTTTCTACTTATTACTGCATTTAAAATTAGAGAAATTATTATCAATGCAATTCCCGCAGAGTTAAAGCATGCGGCAGGTGCAGGTATTGGTTTATTCATTGCTTTTATTGGTTTAAAAAACGCAGAGATTATTGTTGCGGATCCAGCGACATTTGTTGCATTAGGTGATTTAACATCAGGTCCTGTATTACTTGCGGTGTTTGGTGTTGTTCTAACTGCCATTTTTGTCGTTATGGGTCTTAAAGCAGGCGTATTTTATGGACTAGCTATTACAGCTGTAGTTGGAATTATCTTTGGTTTAGTTGGTCGTCCTGAGGGCATTGTAGCGTCTGTTCCAAGCTTGTCTCCAACGCTTTTTGCAGCGTTTGATATTAGCAGTTCTGAAATTTTTAGTGCTCAAATGGGTATAGCTATCTTAACTTTCTTATTCGTTACATTCTTTGATACAGCAGGAACATTATTTGCTGTTGCAAACCAAGCAGGATTCGTGAAAGACAATAAGCTACCACGTGCAGGAAAAGCGTTATTCTCCGATGCGAGTGGTGGAACGATTGGTGCACTTCTGGGTACATCAACAACAACTGCTTATGTAGAGTCAACCTCTGGTGTAGCTGTTGGAGGCCGTACAGGTCTTACTGCGGTTGTCACGGGAATTCTATTCTTAATCGCACTATTTTTCTCACCACTACTAGCAGTCGTTACAGGTCATGTAACTGCCGCTGCTTTAATTATTGTTGGTGTCATGATGGCTTCATCTCTACGCTTTATTGACTGGACGCGTATGGAAGTAGCAATCCCAGCCTTTGTTACATTTGTAGCAATGCCACTAACGTATAGTATTGCAAACGGAATTGCGCTTGGATTTATCCTTTATCCAATTACAATGGTTGTTAGTGGAAACGCGAAAAAAATGCATCCGATTATGTATTTCTTATTTGTAGTATTTGTTCTGTACTTTGCGTTTTTAAGTCATTAA
- a CDS encoding GNAT family N-acetyltransferase → MNPLMIDFPDSFETERLLIRAPKPGDGAKMYEAVSSSIEQLKPWLPFAHFEQSPELTEANIREAHVNFLTRKDLRLLVFHKETGELVASSGLHRIDWDVPKVEIGYWIRTEYSGKGYMTEAVQGITTFAFQELKARRVEIRCDAKNVKSRAIAERLNFELEAVLKQEAKAIDSEELRDTCVYAQIR, encoded by the coding sequence ATGAATCCTTTAATGATTGATTTTCCAGATAGCTTTGAAACCGAACGATTACTCATTCGAGCTCCAAAACCAGGTGATGGCGCGAAGATGTACGAAGCGGTCAGTTCATCGATCGAGCAGCTTAAACCATGGTTGCCCTTTGCACATTTCGAACAATCACCAGAGCTAACAGAAGCAAACATCCGCGAAGCTCACGTCAACTTTTTAACCCGGAAAGACCTTCGTTTACTCGTATTCCATAAAGAAACTGGGGAACTTGTAGCCTCATCCGGCCTGCATCGAATCGATTGGGACGTTCCTAAAGTGGAGATTGGCTATTGGATTCGAACAGAATATAGTGGAAAAGGCTATATGACCGAAGCGGTTCAAGGGATTACAACCTTTGCGTTTCAAGAATTAAAGGCACGCAGAGTTGAAATTCGCTGTGATGCAAAAAACGTGAAAAGCCGCGCGATTGCTGAGAGGCTGAACTTTGAACTCGAGGCCGTATTAAAACAGGAAGCAAAGGCGATTGATAGTGAAGAGTTAAGAGACACTTGTGTGTACGCGCAAATACGATAA